From a single Arachis hypogaea cultivar Tifrunner chromosome 3, arahy.Tifrunner.gnm2.J5K5, whole genome shotgun sequence genomic region:
- the LOC112789939 gene encoding protein MICRORCHIDIA 6 isoform X2: MGGIEIIDLSSDDESEKVIPIAVKQEPDLVLDVKQEKSTNKGQLANRNGSRIHSVRQDSENNIFSNIPRNGLVANQWLPPGDDSDISYASPICAAPLTRQFWKAGTYDDGPACKKVTVQNAKNYLHVHPMFLHSNATSHKWAFGAIAELLDNAVDEIQNGATFVLVDKTSNPKDGSPALLIQDDGGGMDPEAMRHCMSFGFSDKKSKLAIGQYGNGFKTSTMRLGADVIVFSRHMSNGILTQSIGLLSYTFLVQEKLDRIVVPMFNDVGSHGTKVIIYNLWLNDDGNLELDFDTDPEDIRIAGDVRKIDTIPAWREANEKHIAHRFRFCLRVYMSILYLRIPETFHMFLRGIVVQPHNIADDLKYPEFILYKPQVGGTVEATVVTTVGFLKEAPRVIMHGFNVYHKSRLILPFWQVVNYLDSRGRGVVGILQADFVEPTHNKQDFEKTSLFQKLEARLKEMTWEYWDVHCRLLGYREKYPVPKAKQAELNRSSYSVDAKAANENAELRKRTMRNTSEQGSNNKRKIYESVDLHNSKKHAKEENIKGVGLSQNMQVIPSPAEQMLDQETLILLEENQKLRTKCLESEKIQEELNLKVTDLRSKIEEARGQHNLLLAQLQLLDVKD; encoded by the exons ATGGGAGGCATAGAAATTATTGATTTATCTAGTGATGATGAGAGTGAAAAGGTTATTCCCATAGCGGTGAAGCAGGAGCCAGATCTTGTTTTGGATGTAAAGCAAGAAAAATCGACTAATAAAGGTCAACTGGCCAATCGAAATGGATCTCGCATTCATTCTGTTCGACAAGATtctgaaaataatattttctctaatattCCAAGGAACGGCCTGGTAGCTAATCAGTGGTTGCCACCAGGTGATGATTCAGACATTTCTTATGCGTCACCCATTTGTGCAGCACCCCTTACTAGGCAGTTTTGGAAAGCTGGGACTTACGATGATGGGCCTGCTTGTAAAAAAGTCACAGTCCAAA atGCCAAAAACTATCTACATGTACACCCTATGTTCCTTCACTCGAATGCAACTTCACATAAGTGGGCATTTGGTG CCATAGCAGAGCTTCTCGATAATGCAGTTGATGAG ATCCAAAATGGGGCTACCTTTGTCCTTGTAGATAAaacttcaaatccaaaggatggaAGTCCAGCATTGCTGATTCAAG ATGATGGTGGTGGAATGGATCCAGAAGCAATGAGGCATTGCATGAGTTTTGGATTTTCAGATAAGAAGTCAAAGCTGGCTATTGGGCAGT ATGGTAATGGCTTTAAGACCAGTACTATGAGGCTTGGGGCTGATGTCATTGTCTTCAGTCGGCATATGAGTAATGG GATATTGACGCAAAGCATTGGACTTCTGTCATATACATTTTTGGTGCAAGAAAAGCTTGACAGAATAGTAGTACCCATG TTTAATGACGTTGGATCTCATGGTACTAAAGTCATTATCTACAACTTGTGGCTCAATGATGATGGGAACTTGGAGCTAGATTTTGATACGGATCCCGAG GATATACGAATTGCTGGGGATGTAAGGAAGATTGACACAATTCCTGCCTGGCGGGAAGCAAATGAGAAACATATTGCTCATCGGTTCCGTTTCTGTTTACGT GTTTATATGTCAATATTGTACTTGCGGATACCAGAAACTTTTCATATGTTTTTGAGAGGCATAGTTGTGCAGCCACATAACATTGCTGATGATCTTAAATATCCTGAATTTATCTTGTATAAACCACAAGTTGGTGGAACCGTGGAG GCAACAGTTGTGACAACAGTTGGATTCCTTAAGGAAGCTCCTCGAGTCATTATGCACGGTTTCAATGTATATCACAAAAGTCGGCTAATACTG CCATTTTGGCAGGTTGTGAACTATTTAGACAGTAGAGGCAGAGGAGTTGTTG GTATCCTGCAAGCGGATTTTGTTGAGCCAACTCATAATAAGCAAGATTTTGAGAAAACTTCTTTGTTTCAAAAGCTTGAAGCACGGTTGAAGGAAATGACATGGGAATACTG GGACGTGCATTGTAGATTGCTCGGGTATCGCGAAAAATATCCAGTTCCTAAAGCGAAACAAGCCGAACTCAATAGAAGTTCCTACTCTGTTGATGCTAAAGCAGCAAATGAAAATGCTGAACTACGCAAGAGAACCATGCGAAACACATCTGAGCAAG GATCTAATAACAAGAGGAAGATATATGAATCGGTAGACCTCCATAATTCGAAAAAGCATGCAAAGGAAGAGAATATTAAAGGTGTTGGCTTATCTCAGAATATGCAG GTTATTCCGTCTCCTGCGGAGCAGATGCTAGACCAAGAGACCTTAATATTATTGGAAGAAAACCAGAAACTACGGACAAA ATGTTTGGAATCTGAAAAGATACAAGAAGAACTTAATCTTAAG GTAACAGATCTTAGAAGTAAAATAGAAGAAGCCAGAGGGCAGCATAATCTACTATTGGCTCAACTACAACTGCTAGATGTGAAAGATTAG
- the LOC112789939 gene encoding protein MICRORCHIDIA 6 isoform X1 gives MGGIEIIDLSSDDESEKVIPIAVKQEPDLVLDVKQEKSTNKGQLANRNGSRIHSVRQDSENNIFSNIPRNGLVANQWLPPGDDSDISYASPICAAPLTRQFWKAGTYDDGPACKKVTVQNAKNYLHVHPMFLHSNATSHKWAFGAIAELLDNAVDEIQNGATFVLVDKTSNPKDGSPALLIQDDGGGMDPEAMRHCMSFGFSDKKSKLAIGQYGNGFKTSTMRLGADVIVFSRHMSNGILTQSIGLLSYTFLVQEKLDRIVVPMVNYEFNSSTGSLEILNGKEHFVTNLSLILRWSPYSSEEELLGQFNDVGSHGTKVIIYNLWLNDDGNLELDFDTDPEDIRIAGDVRKIDTIPAWREANEKHIAHRFRFCLRVYMSILYLRIPETFHMFLRGIVVQPHNIADDLKYPEFILYKPQVGGTVEATVVTTVGFLKEAPRVIMHGFNVYHKSRLILPFWQVVNYLDSRGRGVVGILQADFVEPTHNKQDFEKTSLFQKLEARLKEMTWEYWDVHCRLLGYREKYPVPKAKQAELNRSSYSVDAKAANENAELRKRTMRNTSEQGSNNKRKIYESVDLHNSKKHAKEENIKGVGLSQNMQVIPSPAEQMLDQETLILLEENQKLRTKCLESEKIQEELNLKVTDLRSKIEEARGQHNLLLAQLQLLDVKD, from the exons ATGGGAGGCATAGAAATTATTGATTTATCTAGTGATGATGAGAGTGAAAAGGTTATTCCCATAGCGGTGAAGCAGGAGCCAGATCTTGTTTTGGATGTAAAGCAAGAAAAATCGACTAATAAAGGTCAACTGGCCAATCGAAATGGATCTCGCATTCATTCTGTTCGACAAGATtctgaaaataatattttctctaatattCCAAGGAACGGCCTGGTAGCTAATCAGTGGTTGCCACCAGGTGATGATTCAGACATTTCTTATGCGTCACCCATTTGTGCAGCACCCCTTACTAGGCAGTTTTGGAAAGCTGGGACTTACGATGATGGGCCTGCTTGTAAAAAAGTCACAGTCCAAA atGCCAAAAACTATCTACATGTACACCCTATGTTCCTTCACTCGAATGCAACTTCACATAAGTGGGCATTTGGTG CCATAGCAGAGCTTCTCGATAATGCAGTTGATGAG ATCCAAAATGGGGCTACCTTTGTCCTTGTAGATAAaacttcaaatccaaaggatggaAGTCCAGCATTGCTGATTCAAG ATGATGGTGGTGGAATGGATCCAGAAGCAATGAGGCATTGCATGAGTTTTGGATTTTCAGATAAGAAGTCAAAGCTGGCTATTGGGCAGT ATGGTAATGGCTTTAAGACCAGTACTATGAGGCTTGGGGCTGATGTCATTGTCTTCAGTCGGCATATGAGTAATGG GATATTGACGCAAAGCATTGGACTTCTGTCATATACATTTTTGGTGCAAGAAAAGCTTGACAGAATAGTAGTACCCATG GTAAACTATGAGTTTAATTCATCAACTGGATCATTGGAGATATTAAATGGCAAAGAGCATTTTGTCACCAATTTATCTTTGATTTTGCGCTGGTCTCCATACTCCTCAGAAGAGGAACTTCTTGGACAA TTTAATGACGTTGGATCTCATGGTACTAAAGTCATTATCTACAACTTGTGGCTCAATGATGATGGGAACTTGGAGCTAGATTTTGATACGGATCCCGAG GATATACGAATTGCTGGGGATGTAAGGAAGATTGACACAATTCCTGCCTGGCGGGAAGCAAATGAGAAACATATTGCTCATCGGTTCCGTTTCTGTTTACGT GTTTATATGTCAATATTGTACTTGCGGATACCAGAAACTTTTCATATGTTTTTGAGAGGCATAGTTGTGCAGCCACATAACATTGCTGATGATCTTAAATATCCTGAATTTATCTTGTATAAACCACAAGTTGGTGGAACCGTGGAG GCAACAGTTGTGACAACAGTTGGATTCCTTAAGGAAGCTCCTCGAGTCATTATGCACGGTTTCAATGTATATCACAAAAGTCGGCTAATACTG CCATTTTGGCAGGTTGTGAACTATTTAGACAGTAGAGGCAGAGGAGTTGTTG GTATCCTGCAAGCGGATTTTGTTGAGCCAACTCATAATAAGCAAGATTTTGAGAAAACTTCTTTGTTTCAAAAGCTTGAAGCACGGTTGAAGGAAATGACATGGGAATACTG GGACGTGCATTGTAGATTGCTCGGGTATCGCGAAAAATATCCAGTTCCTAAAGCGAAACAAGCCGAACTCAATAGAAGTTCCTACTCTGTTGATGCTAAAGCAGCAAATGAAAATGCTGAACTACGCAAGAGAACCATGCGAAACACATCTGAGCAAG GATCTAATAACAAGAGGAAGATATATGAATCGGTAGACCTCCATAATTCGAAAAAGCATGCAAAGGAAGAGAATATTAAAGGTGTTGGCTTATCTCAGAATATGCAG GTTATTCCGTCTCCTGCGGAGCAGATGCTAGACCAAGAGACCTTAATATTATTGGAAGAAAACCAGAAACTACGGACAAA ATGTTTGGAATCTGAAAAGATACAAGAAGAACTTAATCTTAAG GTAACAGATCTTAGAAGTAAAATAGAAGAAGCCAGAGGGCAGCATAATCTACTATTGGCTCAACTACAACTGCTAGATGTGAAAGATTAG